A segment of the Capricornis sumatraensis isolate serow.1 chromosome 8, serow.2, whole genome shotgun sequence genome:
CTCTTTATCCTTTATCTGCAGAAACACTAATCTCTTGAAAAGGACAAGGCTGAGGAAAACTTGTTTTAAAGCTGggtttaaacaattttttttttttttctgcagcaaATTCTGTTGCTCTTATTCCCTGGGTTACTTGCATCTCTTCTTCATACTATCACTATCCTTCTAGGTATTTTGAACAGCATGTTGCATTCCTTTGAGCATATGTGAGTTGCTTACATTTTTCTGGTGAGATAAGCatttcttaaagtgaaagtgtagttgaccagttgtgtccacctctttgcgcccctatggactgttgcccgccaggctcctttgtccatggaattgtccaggcaagaatcctaagtgggttgccattaccttctccaggggatcttcccaacccggggattgaacctgggtttcatgcattgcaggcagattctttactatctgagccaccagggaagcccaagcatttCTTAAGGTCTCTTCTCTTCAGCCTTTGACTGGATTTCACCAGGCCCATGGAACAGGGAACTAACTGGTCTGGGGACTGGGAAACCTTGGCTCTGAGTTTCACTCTGTGATTTGGCAAGGGCCCTTTGTTTGCCAGTCACAGGTGTGATCAACTTGTAGCAAAGGAAATTTCTTGGAAGGATAGCGAAGATGTGCAGAATTAGCAGATGACTGAAAATCAGGCTTGAACTCCAGCAGGTGTCATGGCTTTTCCAGAGGCTGGGAAGCAGGAACCCCAGCAAGTCTTGTGGTGGGGACAGAGTAGTAAGAATGCTACTGCAAGGATGAAATGAATATCAGATTCCAAGGAGGTTGGTTTAGACTGGATGACAAGCCTGCTCTTATTCGATATGAGTTGGGAACCCCAATTACAGTCCTCTGGGCTCCACCCAATAATTCCTTAAGAAGAAATTCAGGAGGCAGTTTGAGGAAGAAATTTCGTGCTGGGCAGGTAACTTTGTCCACTCTACTATCTGGCATCTTTAAAGTTACTTCCAGCTTTAAAAATGGAGAGTGATTCTCCCATGAAACCCTCTGCGGTTTCCGTATCCCAGTGATGTTTGTTTCTATGAATGCCTATAAAACCAGTGAACAATAATAAGATAAACTGGAAGAAGACATTTGTGAAGACCAGTGGGTTATGTAGCTGTGTtggttatctattgctgcatgaCAATATCACTGCTAACTTAGTGTCTTCAAACAGTGTGAATTTATTATCTCTTagcttctgtgggtcaggagtctgggAATGGCTTAGATGGGTTTTCTTATAAGGCTGTAGTCAAGGTGTCAtggatgaatattcattggaaggaatgagagttgggcatgacttagcgactgaacaatgtgtatgtataactgatatttgctatacacctgaaactaatgcaacattggaggtcaactatactccaataaaaattttaaaaactgaaagaaaatctgCCCTCTTAGCTGTACTTGGTTGTTCaaacaaaatgtatttgaaaGGAGTGAGTTTATAAACATTCAGATTACCCTGAAATGATGTGCCTGGTTCTCCTAGAGCTGCTGGGCATGCATCTGGAGGCAGATGggtaataaatggataaagacatGGGTTAAGTCCTTGCAGAAACTTGCAGTGTGACCCTGGACTTGCTGCTTGAATCTCTGATAGCCTCAGTGAACTTGTCATACTAGCCTGTAGAGGTAATGCCTTTAAAATATGTAGGGTgatgcctggcatgtagtaaacATGCAGGAAATAGATATTATGATGATCCTTTAAGAACCCCAACCAGAGAAGGCACGTGTCAATTCTTAAGGTACAATTCGTCACATAACCAGAGGATCAAGAAAATGCATGCTGAACACATTGTAGCTCATTCCTTCTCTTGAAGCTCATGGAGGGTTTCATGTGGTAATTCCTTGTGTGTATAGGATTCGAAATCAGAATCCTATTTGCCCATCCCTGGAGCTGGGCTGTTTGGCAAGAGGACTGTAGCTGCAGCCTCTCTTCTCTTGACAGTGGGAGGCGGGGTGGATGCTGGCCAtgccagggcagggcagggagcacCCCAGCTCCCACCTCTCATTTCCAACCTCCCAGGGTGTGGTGGAAAGCACACAGGACTAAGCTGGTTGTCCTTGGCCAAGCAGCGGCTTCTCTGAAGCCATTGTCACTTCTGTAAAAGTGGAGCCATATGCAGGATCAAAAGAGGGGAAGAACACAGGGGATACGCTTGGCATATCTAAGGGGAATCAGGATGCATGCTCCATACCAAGACTTCCTTCCAACAGGCCAAATGAAGATgttaaatacattttagaaaagttttaaTTTGAACAACTTatgattaaaaatacattttataaataatttttccatagACTTGATTAAGGATTGTTGTGAACTTTACAAAAAGACATACAGCAACAATAGcagaaagaaattacaaaaaaatataGCTACAGTCCtcccatttaaaaatacattatacatCACAGCATTTTCTTTGTGCAAAGTTGAAGAGAACGCTGTGTTAGGCCTGTCACAGGTTCACCCAAAGGGAAGTAAACTTTAACACAGTTACTTGGCATCATAGGATAGGCACAGCTGAAAAAACGAACCCCTTCCCCCAGAAGTTAATATACCTTAgttcaacattttattttgtaggaCTGATGGCTGAACTTAGcttaatacaaatatatatttatatgtctgtgtggatatatatatatttaagtacgAAAATAAgtgtctgttttgcaaataagtaaaCCCTCAACGTATTTACAGTATTTTCAGAGAACGTGTTCTCCAAATCAGTCTGAGGCCATCTTCTCTGTTAAACAACTCTTCAGAAGATTAAACGAAGCCAAATATGTCAATTAATGGACATCCTCCGTTGAGACTTCCAGTTTTCGCTGTGGGACAAAGAGAGTTCCTACGGAGGTGTGATTAGCACCATCAAAATCCACGCAGGTGCAGCCTGTTGGGTTTGTTGGTCCACCTGGAGTACGGAAGAAGCTTTCAGCCACTGGCTGGGACCCTTTGGGTGTCACAGGAACAGGCTGATTGGAAAGAGAGGAACGGAGAAAAGTCAGACCCAGAGTGAACTGGAAGGACGTGTCACATGATGGGAACCTTGAATGCCCTGAAATCTGCTAAGTGAGCCTGCCTGAGCTTCACACGctcaactattttttttaaggggaaaCAAAATGCTCATGATAATCCCATAATCTGGACTCCTTGAGCACTCTTGGTGGATTTACAAGAAAGGCAGGCCTTTaagcatttccttctcccatcctTTCCTTGTCCGAAAGCAAAAGTGAGTCTTCCATGATACTGATATTTGGGACTTAagaactaaaagagaaaaaacatcaATGAATGGACACACTCTCACCTGTTGTGCCCCTGTCCCTGCAAATGATTGTCCATTTGTTTGGTTCTGGCTCAGGATGGACGCGTCACACTTGGTGGCCCTTCCTTGCTGCGTGCCTGCACTTTCGGGTGTGACACTAACAGCCTCTATTCTTGGCGACACGCCAACGGTTCCGGGGGCAGGGCTGGCGGACACCTGCACACCAGGGGAGACGAGGCCCAAGTGCTGCAGGGTGAAGTTTACAATGGCTGAGCTCGGGTTCTGGATGGGAACTGGGTGGCTCAAAGAGAGAGCCGGGCTGTTCCCGACAGGGACGGCTGCCATGGAAGTTGGTGAGACCATTAGCTTCAAAGGTGTTACTTGAACAGAGGGAAAATTAACAGCACTGAGTTCAGATGATGTCACTGGAATAACACCTGGAAGGAAAAGGCAGGAGAATATCTTAAAAGCACAGGCATTTGTCCAAGAAGTATATAGGGCTTGAGTGAGCTTGAGAATGACTGTGTTTGAAAGATGTTTTTAAGTACACTCACCTGCAATTGGGGAGCTGTAGATCCTGTGATTTGGGGAAAGTGTACCTGAGTTTTCATTACTAGACAGAATGGACTCTGCCCCCAGGGTTGAGCACTGGGTGAGAGGGATTAGGTATCCTGATGGGAACAAAGtctagaaaacaaagaggaatggtttattttacacacaaatacagaaagaaacaatggaaacagtgacagactttattttcttgggcttcataatcactgtagatggtgactgtagccatgaaattaaaagagcttgctccttggaagaaaagctatgacaaacctagacagcatattaaaaagcagagacatcactttgcccgcaaatgtctgtctagtcaaagctatggttttcccagtagtcatgtatggatgtgagacctggaccataaagaaggttgagcaccaaagaattgatgcttttgaacttttggtgttggagcagactcttgagagtcccttgagcagTCTTCCTGGGTTTGCAAGGAAGGCAGGCCTTTAATCACTTCACTCTcccatcctttccttctcccaaagaaggcgctcagccttctttatggtgagacaaacaagtcaatcttaaaggaagtcaatcctgaatattcattaggactgatgctgaaggtgaagctccaatactttggccacctgatgcgaagagctgactcactaaaaaagaccctgatgctgggaaaggttgaaggcaggagaagtggacgacagaggatgagatggttggatggcatcactgactcaatggacatgaatttgaacaagctctgggagatggtgaaggacagagaatcctggcgtgctgcagtccatggggttgcaaagagtcggacacacgtgagcgactgaacaaaaacaagaaaaacgacCATGTGCCTCTTCTGGGACTAATATCCCTTGGTGGTTGTTTGTCTCATCAGACCAAAGCCTCCAGTGGTATGGGCCACGGGCAGGCCAGCTCTATGGCTCTTTGAAGACAGTATCCCTCCTTTCCATCCCAACAGTTGTCCTGAATAACCAAATGTTTCTTAAATGCCAGCTGGGGGTCTTAGGAAGCGTCCTAAAGTTAGCATTGAGTCTGCTTAAGGGCAGGATTTACCTAGCACTCCCCACCACCCTCAACATTCTCAGTCTGCTTCCAGACTTCTTGGTATGAAGTGGTACTGTCAGAACAAGCTGAACGCAGCTGGACACCATAGGGACACTGCTGTGTTATATCTGATTGTCCTTGAATTACCTGGGATGGTGTTTCCCAGAGACTATTCTGTGGGACTCTAGTTCTTTCTATGGGATGCAAGCAGGTACTACTTGAATCGTAGTTAAATTATGTTTGGGGAAATGCTGAATTCAACAAAGGAAAATGGGATCTTTATGACAGAATTTCTAAGGGACTTTCATGATGGCATACAATGTGAATCTCTAAGAGAGTGTTCATCATGTAACATTTCCCAGGCTATTCAGCAACCAAATGTTTGGTAGTATTagcatttaagggaaaaaaaaacatgttaagAAATGTTGATTTAGAGAAAGGGAATGTCAAACCACAGGCCCAAAACATAGCCTCTTGGctgtttttgcaaataaaattgtACTGGAACATAGCCATggccattcatttacatattgtctacAGATgcattcctatttttaaaaatctttttacaatggcagagttgaatagGTGTAACAGAAACCATATGGCCCACAGAGCCAAAAgcatttactctctggccctttacagaaagcttcccttgtggctcagttggtagagaatccgcctgaaatacaagagacctgcctgcaatgcaggagatgcgggttcaattcctgggtcaggaagatcccctggagatagaaatggcaacctactacagtattcttgtctggagaattccatggacagaggagcctggcgggctatagtcctgtacagaaaagtttgctgactcctgattTGGAATAAAGGAATTATAGAACTATAGGTCTTTTTTCCCCTTAGTACTTTAGGATCCAATGATACCAAGCAAACACTCTTATAATATACAAATGAAAGGGCAGGGTACCAGGTTTCAAAAACGACAGATAAGAGAACTGATTAATTCATATGAGATGTCCAAATATCATGCAGATAAAGCTATGGGGAATGAAGTTACATTCCATACGGAAATGGCCAGAGTGTTGGGCTGTGTGTGTCTGCAGCACACCTGCTCATCACGATACTTTTCCAACAGAGCCTACGTGGGTGGCTGAGCCGCCTGCAAAGTCTGATCGGTCTTACCAGGAACAGGATTGGTAAAAGCGAAAAGCAGCTCTTGTAAACCAGAGGCCCACCTTTCATCTCCCTGCAGATCTTTCTTCTCACCACTGTCAGAACAACGGCCTATGCTTTGATCTAGCTGTTAATAGGTCTGGTTAGAATCCCCAGTGCTAAGGGGTACCAAAAACTTTCAATTTTGTTTCTTAGATGCTTGGTTCTGTTCAATATCTTTACTAGCAGGTTCCTTGAAGGCTTCAGGAATAGAAAATTTTCAAGGGGTAGATTTAGGTGTTTTACCAATAGCTACTCTTTGTCATCTTACAGTACAATGTTTTCTGGTTTAACTCTCTTCAAATCTCTAGCAAAACTCTAATAATAATTACTTTTCCTTTCCCTATAAATTATATTCATCACAAAACTGTTTCATCTATAATGCAaccccttttttaaaattagaactatTAAAGTAGCAGGATGAAAATAATTTGACATATTGCCACTTGTACATCTTCTCACCCAGACTATGTATCAGCACTCCTACCCCTCTTCCTAGGACACTATCCTCTTTTGTTTTCACCATATTTCTTACTATTCACTACCTGAtatgcttgtgtgtgtttgtgctctcTTCTCTCCACCCCTAGAAGTGTAGattctcagtaaatgtttgttgaatgaattaacacGTGAATCTCTCCCTTTCTTTGCTCTGCTCAGTCCATGCTAAAAAGAAATGGTCAAAATGAAGTCAGAGATGAAAAAAAGAGCAGGGGGTGTGAGGAATCTATCCAGTGAAAACCCTAATCCTGAATAACTAAGTGAGCAACAGGAGACCATTATTAAATCATACTCATTGCCTCAAAGAGATTATGGACCTCCCAGAAAATCAAATCAAGCTGAAGCCTTGTGATTTTCCCCCTAGCATGTGTattaaatgcaaaatgatactATGCTAAGATAATGGATGTTTTGAATGGTTACCATGAGGCCATCCTCAGGGAAGATCTGACAGACTCTAAAGCCTCCTTAATAACAACAGTTACAGATAATACCTGTCAGCTTCTACAGTGCCTTGAAAGGATCACAAACCCCTTTATATATACCATCATGTAATAAATTCACTTAACCTCACAAAAACTGTAAGATGGCTCTGGGGCAAGTGCTCAAAAGCAATCATCCCCAAAGGCAGGTGCTGATTTGTTCCAGAGCACAAGTGCTTCGTACCCAGTAGACAAtcaggaaaaactggcagaacaatTTCTTTATCGATGTGGGAAAACAAGATGTAGAGAAGTGAAATAACCCGAGTTAACAGCAGGGACAAAATGAGAGATTAACTTCTGCTTCCATGTTTAGTGAGGTCTGTTTATCTGGTGATGCTGTCTTTCATATACAATTGTCTTGAGAGTGGAAAAAGAGGACGTATGCAAAAGCGCCTAACGCTTCTGCATGTGGGTAGGCAGCCAATAcatgttctttccttcctgaatTAAACTCCATCCAGGAAAAAAACATCAAAACATCTAGAAACCAATGCATCAAATACCCTAAACCTTACCAAGCTAAGTCTGATTTTTCTATTTGCACAACATGGACATTTTGGTTTAAATCTGACGTAGAAAGTAAAAACAGTGGTGGGAGCCATTTCTCTGCTAGGCCACAGATGCCAGTTGCATGACGTCAAACAAATATCAAGTAATGACTCAGAAAGCAGGAGTTAGAGGAACCCTATGCGTCCATCCATTCATGTGGGGTCATGTCTGCTTGTAAATTATTTAAGACTTTCATGGCAGGTGTTTGCATTCCAGTGTGGGACAGAGAAATGGACTTAAGGACAACCACCCACAGTGCTTTAAAAAGAGAGCGGATAATCCCTTCCTCCAAAGGTTAAAAATGCCCCTGCCGCCATCCCAGTCGGGGGATTAGCTGCTTGAGGCCTTGTTTGGATTATGGGGCGCTAAGGAACAGTTCCCTGTTTTCTGGGAGACTGCTCTTTGCTCTGGTAAATTTCACACGCCAGCAGAGTCCCTCCTGCTTAACTGGGGGGTACCTAAAGCTTTGCACAGTTAATGGCTGTACTTACTGTGGAGACATTTTCAGGTGCTTTCAGGtcttctttaaatttctttttggagCCACCGTCCTCAAGCATGCTCGCCCTCTTGGAGCCTTTTTCTCCAGCTGGCTCCCTCTCTCGGTTCTTTGCACCTTGTCTCTCTGGCTCTGGCAGCAAACTTCCAGGCCGGGTGGATGCACTGGACTTTGGGGCGTCACTGTCTGCATTCTCACCGGTGGCATCAGTGGAGTCTTTTGATCTCATAATGTTAGAAGAGGTGGTGGGGCAGACCGTGGGGCTCAGGCCTGGGGGTGGCGTTATAGTTTGGGCCTGGGCAGGCTGCAAGTAGATGGTATACGATGAGCCCGAAGGGGTCTGAGGTAGGATCACAGGCACTGCTGGTGACAATGGGCTGGCGAGGAGGGGGACCACCCCCAGGGGCTGGATGAGGGACGGTGCTGTCATCTCTAGCTCGGCATTTGCTGGAGTGTCCAGAGGGGCCACTGGTTTGCAGTGCCCAGATCCTGCCAGctgtactttcactttctttctgggtTCACTAAAAGACAAGATTGAAAACATGAGACAATGGGAACACATGTTCTCTAGAATGTTCTACTATTTTACATTGCCCCAGATTGAAGCTATGCTTTTATGTAACTAGCAGACAGTTTCTGTAATGATTCCATATTATGAGTTACAGAGAAGATTCTCTCACCAGTTTCCAAGGTTATTGCCTGTTCTTACATGAAATAAGTAACCCTAATGATGCAGTGTAAAGTAACGCATCCTGTTACTGAAGAGCGTTGCCCACCTACCTGGATTGCTCTTCTAACTGCATTTTGCAGATAGCTGCGAGCTGGGCCATTTTGCTTGGGAAAGGTGCAGAATTCTGAGTgctctcagctggtaaaagaaaaagaaggtgggggagggagttggtcaaagcagaagaatgaatcttCACACTGATGAAACATCACTGAGGTCAAAGGAACAGAAAACAGGCACTGCTCCCTCCCCCAAATCACACAGCAATTAAGCGATAAACCCCACGATTCGCATTTATCCTTTAATTCATATGTAAGTTGGGCTTCAAGTGTGTTTGGGACTATGGAAACAAACAATTCTCTAGCAAGTCCCGAGGGATCAAGGAAGCTAAAAGTCAGATGAGGAGGGATTCTTTCAAGCGGAGCCCTGACATGATAGGAAACATACCTTTGTGGGTTTTGATAGGGCTACTGGGAGCAGAATTTATCTTTCTCCGGTCACTGTCTATGCTCTTTACCAGTTTGATGAGAGATGGGTGTCGAGTGAAGTTTGGTTTCCCACGTGTGGAAAAGAGGTTTTTGGCACAGTTCTCTTTTGAAGACCGCCTCGCTTCCAAATCAGAGGCAGCCAAAGGAAGGACTGGGCTGAGACCTGAAACAGGAAAGGGCAGTAAAACATGAGTGGTTCAGCCTCCTTCTGGGGTATGAGGTCAGTGTGTGTGCGCTCActgagttatgtccaactctgtgcgaccctatggactgtagcctgccaggttcctctgttcatggggattctccaggcaagaatactggagtaggttgccatttcctcctccagggaatcttcctgactcagggatcgaactgacatctcctatgtctcctgcattggcagacgagttctttaccactgagccacctgggaatggtTCTAAAATGATTTCTGATTAAAGTGGCAACAGTTATgtccctactatgtgccagataccaTTTCAAAGGCTTTACCTAAAAAACCCTGTTCATCTTATTCTGAATGAATTCTGAGATAATAATTcactttaacatctctgaaagaCTTTGTCATCTTATAACCAGTGGTGTGCTCTCAGGGTGACTGTCAgtggtttttatttcttattgaaatataaaaCATCGGGTATCTCAGCATCAGTGGAGACTTCATCTGATGAAATAGGGTGACCCTCCCTGCTATGGACTAAATGTTTGCATCCTCTGCCCCATCCCTTctccccaaattcacatgttgaaacctGATGTCCAATGTGATGATActgggaggtggggcctttgggagatgtTCATGAGGGAGGAACCCTCTTGAACaggattagtgctcttataaaagGGACTCCACAGAGCTCTCTAATCTTCTTCCACTATGTGAGGTTACTATGAAAAGACTAGAAAAGTCTAGAAAGCAGGTTCTCACCAGACACCGagtctgccagcaccttgatcttggactccccagcctccagaactatgagaagtaAATATATTGTTTATCAGCCACCGAGCCGATGGTACTCTGTTGTGGCAGCCTGAACAGCCTAAGACATTCTCCACAGCTCAGGCAGGTACCTCTCAGGAAAGGCACCCCCATCTCAGAGACGTTTCAGACATTAACTAACTGGTTTAGGGTCTCTCAGCTAGAAGAACATGGGCCTGGGATATGAACTTCATCTAGCCCAGAGCCTGTCCTCCAAATCCCTGTACTGAAGGACCTCTCACTGAGGTTATATCCAAAACTGGAATAACCTCGCAAAGGCACTGTCGTTCTTCCTACTCGGGGTGAGGAAACAGTCTTAGAGAAGTCACCCGCCCAAGGCCATACAGCTGGAATAAGTGAGAGTTGGGACTGGAACCTAAGCTTCCCTCTGCTTTTGGGGCCCGTGTTCTTGCCATTTTCCATAACTTCTGTGTGGGGGGTCTTGGTAGAACACAAAATGTAAGAATCCCAGAGTTGAGATGGAGACAGACTATTCATTCTGGAATGAATCCATTTCATATTCTCCACAAGCACAGGCTGTTTCAACTTTGTCAAATTCTTTTACACACAGACTCGGCCTCTTACACGGGTGTGATGGTTATGGACCTTGAGTTGCTGATGGAACCAAGGGCCAGACTTTCCATACTGGTGTTCGTCTCTGTCTTTTCAGTCACTTACATATATGCTCTTCCCATGTGGGAGTACAggtaggaagagaaaggaagatatTTCCAAATGTGCAGTAATTCAAAGTAATGCAGCAacgaataaaaggaaataaatacataCCACTGGGATTTGGACTGATTTCTGGGCCTGTCCATTTAAAAGCTGGTTTTCGGCCTCTTTCCTCTGTAACATGAACTTTCTTGATAAGATCCAGGCTGCTCAGAACATTAGCTATATCATACAACCTCCTAATTTttgctggggggaaaaaaagtatatatatcaCTTAATGGAATAATGAAAGATCAAAGGACTTTGCTTCCTAAGGACTTCATGTGTACAGTGTACACTCAAAGAGCTATCCTAACCATCAATGTCAGAGAAAAACCATCAGTGACTTCTCTAGAGTTAGTCTAGTAATACTgctttaatgaaaacaaaaaacattttaaatattgagaCTCAATTACTGCTGATACTGGATtttgaaacaaaaggaaaaatgactcAATGAAATCACCCTATTGGGAAACATGTTACAGTTTTTCTAATAAAAAGTTACCACTGCTGGGCATCTCCTGATGAGGATTCAGCATTTTAGGAACAAAGAGAAATAATCATTTTCCTGCTTGTGATagtttatgaaaataaatgtatttttcacaaGCATGGACAATTTTATACCTAtcaaaatttataaacatttatactGTCCATATGTATAGGCAAAGCATGATTTGCTAATTCTATAAGTCTTATATATCATGAGAAGTTCTGTTACAGAAGTCTGCCTTTACTTCAGCTTGGAGTACAAAGCTGCAAATTAAGTCCCTCCTTCACAGCCATGCCAGAGGGTTCTGAATTCCCCAGGGATTCAGCAAATTACACATCTGCAGTTCCTGGAATAGTTTCCAAGGCTGTGACTAACCAGTGAAATAGAGAGCTGAAAACTGGTGACTCAGAGAAAGCAGGCCGCCTGTCGGTAGGATTGGGGTGTGTTTTCTGATATGGCAAATCTCCTAAGCGAAATGCTAGCCTTACTGCCTTAATCTCTACTCATTTTGTCTTTATGGAGACACCATCAAACTGGAGGTGCCTCAGTACTTTCATGGGACCAGCACATCTTCACAAGGATGGGAAGGGGTCTGCATGACACCTCCCAGGCATTCCCCTGCTATGCCTTGGGGTCACCAGTCAACCGGTCCCCTGAGTGATCCATGTCTAGGCCAGCCTAATGCCCTGCTCAGAGGTCAGCTAATGCCTTCTATaccttctctctgctcctctgtgtgtgtgtgggaggggcagTTCCTGCAAAGTCTTTTCTAGAAGCAAGGGCAGAGTTGTTTTAAGACTCCAATCTATGATTTCTTCCCAACAGAGAGCAGATATTCTGGCTaaaatcatgctttttttttttcccatagtgaAATCAAATAGTTTTCTTTATGAACTGGAAATAATCAGTAGCCGTGAAAGAAAAtccaatatttaaataaacatttctccatgtAACAAGAAGGGCAATTAATGTTAGGTTACTTTCCTCGCTTAGCTATGGGACAGACTCTCAGGAGCAAGCCCTTGGGACCGCTCTTGATGGTGGTTGTCCACACACAGGACAGGGTGTCAGCCTTTGGTTTCAGGGCAGAGAGAGCAAGCCTTGCCTACCACGCTAGACAGGCTGAGTTGCTTGGACCAGCCAAGTCACTGTGGAAGCAAACTGTCTAAGGCAGTAAGTGCAGAGAAGGGACACCATAAAACCACTCTTTCAAAATGTCCAATCCACTGTGCTGCAGGTCACTTCTGGAGACGGTGTTAGAAGTTATTTACACCctcaaatatgagagtcagtggAGAGAACAGACACTTGGGTTCCAGTCCCACTTTACTGCTTATTTAGACTTCAGacactgtaaaatggagacaatgtTACAGTATCAAGTGAGGTAGATAAAAGTGTCAGGTAAGACTAGCTATATACATATCTTTGAATCCCTACAAGCTAGCTCAAGCAGTATCTTCATGAATTCTGGGGAGAAGTGGAGATACAAAAGCCTAACTAGAGATGATCTGTTTATATAGCCAATGTATTGGAAAGTAATTTAAGAGTAGGTCCAAAAGTCCAGGGCAGTTGGGTCACTTACTTTTAAACTTGCTCTTATCCAAATCTTCCACATGGTCCTCCCCAATTAAAATCTTGGCAGCAATTTCCAAGCTTACTATCTGAGGCGTAGACACCAAAAACAGCATCACAAATTTTTGGCTCATCACTCTTAAAGACTTGTCTTTGCGGCTGTTTACAGAGGctttggaaaaggaagaggattAGAGAATTAAAATTCATGAAGGGACAAGTGCCTTCAAAAGTAACAAAGCTAAAAATACCGCAACCTGATCCCATCAACATGCATGATTTTCATATGAAAAGCAGCAGTAGCTTTGAGCTAGGTTCCCCTAAGGAACCTGGTCTCTAGACCTCCAAGAGGTTC
Coding sequences within it:
- the E2F8 gene encoding transcription factor E2F8, translated to MENEKENLFFEPHKRGLMKTPLKESTAANIVLAEIQPDFGPLTTPTKPKEISQGEPWTPTANLKMLISAVSPEIRNRDQKRGLFDNRNGLPEVKDCLHEHFSGDEYEKSQPSRKEKSLGLLCHKFLARYPNYPNPAVNNDICLDEVAEELNVERRRIYDIVNVLESLHMVSRLAKNRYTWHGRHNLNQTLGTLKSVGEENKYAEQIMMIKKKEYEQEFDFSKSYSIEEPIIKSNTGQNGHPDMCFVELPGVEFRAASVNSRKDKSLRVMSQKFVMLFLVSTPQIVSLEIAAKILIGEDHVEDLDKSKFKTKIRRLYDIANVLSSLDLIKKVHVTEERGRKPAFKWTGPEISPNPSGLSPVLPLAASDLEARRSSKENCAKNLFSTRGKPNFTRHPSLIKLVKSIDSDRRKINSAPSSPIKTHKAESTQNSAPFPSKMAQLAAICKMQLEEQSSEPRKKVKVQLAGSGHCKPVAPLDTPANAELEMTAPSLIQPLGVVPLLASPLSPAVPVILPQTPSGSSYTIYLQPAQAQTITPPPGLSPTVCPTTSSNIMRSKDSTDATGENADSDAPKSSASTRPGSLLPEPERQGAKNREREPAGEKGSKRASMLEDGGSKKKFKEDLKAPENVSTTLFPSGYLIPLTQCSTLGAESILSSNENSGTLSPNHRIYSSPIAGVIPVTSSELSAVNFPSVQVTPLKLMVSPTSMAAVPVGNSPALSLSHPVPIQNPSSAIVNFTLQHLGLVSPGVQVSASPAPGTVGVSPRIEAVSVTPESAGTQQGRATKCDASILSQNQTNGQSFAGTGAQQPVPVTPKGSQPVAESFFRTPGGPTNPTGCTCVDFDGANHTSVGTLFVPQRKLEVSTEDVH